The nucleotide sequence TATTTTAGGTTTTTCATTATTAATTGCATCTAACGAAGTTCTTCCAAATTATACAAATAGTAACGGAGATCTGATTTCAACAGGTCTTTCCAAATTTGTTGGGGGATGTTTAATCACTTTTTATATGCTAGCTTTAATTGCTTTTGGAACAGTCATATATAGTGAACTTCTACATAAATTATTTAAAAATGGCAAGAAGTAACAGACCTACACCTGAAATTAATGCGGGCTCTATGGCAGATATTGCTTTTCTGCTGTTAATATTTTTTCTAGTAACTACGACAATGGATGTAGATACAGGTATAGCTCGAAAACTTCCTCCTACAGCTGAAGAACAGGAACCTGAAGATATGCAAGGTAATGCTCGAAATATCTACGAGGTGTACGTAAATAAAAAAGACAAATTACTAGTAGAAGAAAATGAAATGAAAATCGAAGCACTAAGGGAAGGAGCTAGAGATTTTATTAATAATAACGGTAAAGATCCTTCTTTATCAGATAGCCCTGAAAAAGCTATTATATCTCTTGTCAACAGTAGAGGTACATCTTACGAAATGTATATTGCAGTTCAAAATGAACTTACTGCTGCATACAATGAGCTAAGAAACGAAGCTGCCATAAATAAGTATAACCAAAATTATACGGAGTTACCTAAAGATAAACAAAAGGAAATTAGAAAAATGTATCCGATGAAAATATCTGAAGCACCTCCAGGAGAATTTTAATCAATCAATCATGTCTAA is from Flavobacteriales bacterium TMED191 and encodes:
- a CDS encoding biopolymer transporter ExbD, yielding MARSNRPTPEINAGSMADIAFLLLIFFLVTTTMDVDTGIARKLPPTAEEQEPEDMQGNARNIYEVYVNKKDKLLVEENEMKIEALREGARDFINNNGKDPSLSDSPEKAIISLVNSRGTSYEMYIAVQNELTAAYNELRNEAAINKYNQNYTELPKDKQKEIRKMYPMKISEAPPGEF